From Plectropomus leopardus isolate mb chromosome 4, YSFRI_Pleo_2.0, whole genome shotgun sequence, the proteins below share one genomic window:
- the fhdc1 gene encoding LOW QUALITY PROTEIN: FH2 domain-containing protein 1 (The sequence of the model RefSeq protein was modified relative to this genomic sequence to represent the inferred CDS: deleted 2 bases in 1 codon), giving the protein MLVMSCPTNEPESCSSEGSSCTTSSITTSDPSSMSAHTRTTPQPSLSDAPDTSKHEAPPPPPLPPPPPGAPPPPPPPATTPSNHNARKKRRVRSFFWKPIPEEKVRGKPNIWTLAVRQQQYQIDVRSVEELFGQQEEAGTGVRGAMPATGTSARVSRSRSFKESSKDEISILDSKRGMNVGIFLKQFKKSNRSIVEDIRRGEGKIYGAELLKDLLKLLPDVEEVKKLQAFKGDPDKLTLVDSFMYLLIQVPRFEVRIEAIVLREEFFPSCAIMSREIDVIRVATKELMSCEELHAILHLVLQAGNIMNAGGYAGNAVGFKLSSLLSLADTKANKPGMNLLHFVAMEAKKKDEKLLRFPEKLQDVQSAARISVENIEVEFSSLYVRIRSLEEKVQGDQELLQQLEPFLQSSALTLQDLKRRRLDLRKEGNMLIDFFCEDKDTFKLDECFRIFQDFCIKFKKAVKDNMDRELKEAARQRRLRELEEKRFAWSGSDQSSGFGRSSSENDVEMLTKEGLLDFFQQRSQSPHSPLGRSASARRHRHTMTSIADRELKGYLELFGGSVNPTDYSKFNSLPRSGRAVQRRTTPWILAQDDNRELGCDRQVTSPHAETEPISPLARFSSSGLNDNDTYNNNNYSSVSEGSTLPRPFCVFQKPAHLPNPTVTGHMNVSVETHTLVRGPRAFDLPSPNNNSNHMHFVNQGDVVVTDLEKERQSHPINLDVLRHDRVLERGADPKAAWAGKMDPPTQAGVSPERDKEEEDNSTISSTTCDTPLPLDTSVSNKKPVFYVLDCTEADCSVTSDYSEVESSSLTKEGLHFRTPDSGRSDQESQQDPSSLSSNLESPNDQSTNELSAPKSADASSMTPSATEEWDTESCDTAEGKQSVDKDAQRSSRKPAHAKSKTNKATKGSGGRGVRTLTSSESQGMRKVVPISKLTRTGSSKRAEKPLANDGGESRRPLRDQSTPARGRSEKTTRPPRHSSLPPDESKGQRGSSLTGGVSRWARDSTPRKASIHKPSAKPLRNIPKPAPEEKMCRSTMRALAQAQAQAQGGASSENSSCHTTGVKNPSEVPSFARNTVASTSRTKKELAQPSVPSTPSRSPSLLSRQTPMKQNRLPPTVHTSEERPQGTNLRRVQSVKATSRSAYRSETPPPPSTRDDIRKTGSFSEKSVQSRDSATPSRGAKPSWK; this is encoded by the exons ATGCTTGTTATGAGTTGTCCAACCAATGAGCCCGAGAGCTGCAGCAGCGAGGGAAGCAGCTGCACCACGTCCTCCATCACCACCTCTGACCCGTCCTCTATGTCCGCACACACTCGCACCACC CCCCAGCCGTCCCTCAGTGATGCCCCTGACACCTCCAAACATGAAGctcccccacctcccccccTGCCGCCACCTCCTCCAGGGGCgcccccaccccctccacccccGGCGACAACACCCTCCAACCACAACGCAAGGAAGAAGCGCCGCGTCCGCAGCTTCTTCTGGAAGCCGATACCGGAGGAGAAAGTACGCGGGAAGCCCAACATCTGGACGCTGGCGGTGCGGCAACAGCAGTACCAGATCGATGTTCGCTCTGTGGAGGAGCTGTTCgggcagcaggaggaggcagGGACAGGTGTACGTGGGGCGATGCCGGCCACAGGAACCTCTGCTCGTGTCTCCAGGTCTCGCTCCTTTAAGGAGAGCAGCAAAGATGAG atCAGCATCCTCGACTCTAAGAGGGGGATGAATGTGGGCATTTTCCTGAAGCAGTTCAAGAA GTCGAATCGCTCCATTGTTGAAGACATACGACGCGGGGAAGGAAAGATTTATGGAGCAGAGCTGCTCAAAGACCTGCTGAAGCTCCTGCCAGACGTCGAGGAG GTCAAGAAACTTCAGGCGTTTAAAGGAGATCCAGACAAGCTGACGCTGGTCGATTCCTTTATGTACCTCTTAATCCAGGTGCCTCG GTTTGAGGTTCGGATCGAGGCCATTGTCCTTCGCGAAGAGTTCTTCCCTTCCTGTGCTATAATGAGCCGCGAGATCGATGTCATCCGCGTCGCCACTAAGG AGCTGATGAGCTGCGAGGAGCTTCATGCCATTCTGCATCTGGTGCTGCAGGCCGGAAACATTATGAACGCT gGTGGCTACGCAGGCAACGCTGTGGGCTTCAAGCTGTCGTCCCTCCTCTCATTGGCTGACACAAAGGCCAACAAGCCGGGGATGAACCTGCTGCACTTTGTCGCCATG gaggcaaagaaaaaagatgagaagCTGCTCAGGTTTCCAGAAAAACTCCAAGATGTCCAGAGTGCAGCCAG AATCTCAGTGGAAAACATTGAGGTGGAGTTTTCCTCCTTATATGTGCGGATTAGATCCCTGGAGGAGAAAGTTCAAGGAGACCAGgagcttctgcagcagctggagccCTTTCTGcag AGTTCAGCTCTGACGCTTCAGGACCTGAAGAGACGCAGGCTGGATCTGCGTAAAGAGGGGAACATGCTCATCGACTTCTTTTGTGAAGACAAGGACACCTTTAAGCTGGACGAATGCTTCCGCATCTTTCAGGACTTCTGCATCAAGTTCAAGAAAGCTGTCAAG GACAACATGGACCGCGAGTTAAAGGAAGCAGCTAGACAGCGTCGTCTGCGAGAGCTGGAGGAAAAGCGTTTTGCTTGGTCAGGTTCAGATCAGAGCAGCGGGTTTGGTCGCAGCAGCAGTGAGAACGACGTGGAGATGCTCACCAAGGAAGGCCTGCTGGACTTCTTCCAACAGAGGTCTCAGAGTCCACACAGCCCGCTGGGACGCTCCGCCAGCGCCCGCCGCCACCGTCACACCATGACCTCCATAGCAGACAGAGAACTAAAAGGATACCTGGAGCTATTTGGAGGCTCTGTGAATCCCACTGACTATTCCAAGTTTAACAGCCTACCTCGGTCGGGCCGCGCCGTGCAGCGGAGGACGACCCCCTGGATCTTAGCCCAGGACGACAACCGCGAGCTGGGCTGCGACAGACAGGTGACGTCGCCACATGCAGAAACTGAGCCGATCAGCCCGCTGGCCAGGTTCTCCTCCTCCGGGCTAAACGATAACGACacatataacaacaacaattactCATCTGTGTCAGAGGGCAGCACTCTGCCCCGtcccttttgtgtttttcagaagCCCGCCCATCTTCCCAACCCGACCGTTACCGGCCACATGAATGTCAGCGTGGAGACGCACACTTTAGTTCGAGGTCCTCGAGCCTTTGACCTACCGAGtccaaacaacaacagcaatcaCATGCACTTTGTCAACCAGGGGGATGTTGTGGTGACTGATTTGGAAAAGGAGAGACAGTCACATCCCATAAATCTGGACGTCCTTCGACATGATAGAGTTCTAGAAAGAGGAGCGGATCCCAAAGCAGCCTGGGCAGGGAAGATGGATCCTCCTACACAGGCTGGGGTCTCTcctgagagagacaaagaagaagaggacaACAGCACAATTTCATCAACAACCTGTGATACACCCCTCCCATTAGATACATCTGTGTCCAATAAGAAGCCAGTGTTTTATGTACTAGACTGCACAGAAGCAGACTGCTCTGTCACCTCGGATTACTCTGAGGTTGAAAGCTCGTCTCTAACAAAAGAGGGACTTCATTTCAGAACACCTGACAGCGGGAGATCTGATCAGGAGAGCCAGCAAGATCCAAGCTCTCTGTCCTCTAACTTGGAGTCTCCCAACGACCAGTCAACCAACGAACTTTCAGCGCCAAAATCTGCGGACGCATCATCCATGACCCCGTCTGCGACAGAGGAGTGGGACACAGAGAGCTGTGACACCGCTGAGGGGAAACAAAGTGTGGACAAAGATGCacagagaagcagcagaaaaCCAGCCCACGCAAAGAGCAAAACTAACAAGGCGACTAAAGGCAGCGGAGGTCGGGGCGTGCGAACGCTGACCAGCAGCGAGAGCCAGGGCATGCGAAAAGTTGTACCGATTAGCAAGCTTACAAGGACAGGCAGCAGCAAGAGAGCAGAGAAGCCTTTGGCGAATGACGGTGGAGAGTCACGCCGGCCTCTTCGGGACCAGAGCACCCCGGCGAGAGGACGGAGTGAGAAGACGACAAGACCTCCTCGACACTCCAGTCTGCCTCCGGATGAGTCAAAAGGTCAGAGGGGAAGCAGCCTCACAGGTGGCGTTTCAAGATGGGCACGCGATTCAACACCGAGAAAGGCCTCCATCCACAAACCAAGCGCCAAACCCCTGAGGAACATCCCCAAGCCTGCGCCTGAGGAGAAGATGTGCCGCTCCACCATGAGAGCTCTGGCTCAGGCCCAAGCTCAGGCTCAGGGCGGAGCGTCCTCTGAGAACAGCAGCTGTCACACAACCGGCGTAAAAAACCCCTCTGAAGTCCCCAGCTTTGCCCGCAACACTGTAGCTTCAACTTCCAGGACCAAGAAGGAGCTGGCTCAACCGTCTGTCCCCTCGACGCCGTCTCGCAGCCCCTCGCTTCTAAGTCGACAGACCCCAATGAAGCAGAACAGGTTGCCACCCACAGTTCATACCAGCGAGGAGCGGCCACAAGGAACAAACCTGAGACGGGTGCAAAGTGTCAAAGCGACCAGTCGCAGCGCTTACCGCAGCGAGACTCCGCCTCCACCTTCAACACGTGACGATATTCGTAAGACAGGTAGCTTTTCTGAAAAGTCAGTCCAGTCGAGAGACTCGGCGACACCAAGCAGAGGAGCTAAACCGAGCTGGAAATAA